The following DNA comes from cyanobiont of Ornithocercus magnificus.
TTGGAATGCGCGGTCAGAAATCGCGTTCTGGGAGACCTACACGTTCTGGCTTTGAAGGTGGCCAAATGCCACTCTACCGACGTGTACCAAAGCTAAAACATTTTCCGCTGGTCAAGCCGAGAAGGTTTACTATAATAAATTTATCTTCCCTCAATGCATTTAGCGAAGCTACAGTAGTTGACCTTAATTCGCTTATCAAAGCCGGTATTATCAGCAGTTCAAAGTACCCTCTTAAGATCCTGGGCAATGGCACTCTTAAGGTAGGATTAACAATTCATGCAGCAGCTTTCACAGCCTCGGCTAAAAGCAAGATTGAGGCTGCTGGCGGCAGCTACGAAATCCAAGCCTTAACTTAATGGGAGTTAAGGCTTGTTAAGTCTTACAAACTCTAGATAGCTCTAGTCTCAGGTTAATATCTTGATCCTTAGTTACCTGCCACACTCTTAATCCCACACTAATTTGAAATTCATGCTTGTCAGTCGGGGGCGTAATCCTAGTGCTGTGGAAGTAATAGTTCAGGTAGTGACTAATCCCGACCTG
Coding sequences within:
- a CDS encoding 50S ribosomal protein L15; translated protein: MTLKLNSLRANKGSRRAKLRKGRGIAAGQGASCGFGMRGQKSRSGRPTRSGFEGGQMPLYRRVPKLKHFPLVKPRRFTIINLSSLNAFSEATVVDLNSLIKAGIISSSKYPLKILGNGTLKVGLTIHAAAFTASAKSKIEAAGGSYEIQALT